A window of Terriglobia bacterium contains these coding sequences:
- the carA gene encoding glutamine-hydrolyzing carbamoyl-phosphate synthase small subunit has protein sequence MQAILALEDGRIFRGKAYGAIADCQGEVVFNTSITGYQEIFTDPSYTGQIVVLTNPEIGNYGTNPEDEESKKPYIEGLIVREFSPIASNWRSQNVADDYLDRNGIPVLAEIDTRALVRHLRDHGVMRGVISTTEKDADKLVARARAIRKMDGTDLASVVTTKKEYSWSEGPIDPGRIITPEAPQYKVVAYDYGIKHNILRMLAGSCCDVTVVPAKTSAEDVLAMKPDGIFLSNGPGDPEPVTYAQNNIRGLIGRVPVFGICLGHQLIGLALGGKTYKLKFGHHGGNHPVKQLRTGKVEITAHNHNFAVDPDSLNPSEVELTHVDLNDNTL, from the coding sequence ATGCAGGCAATCCTGGCCCTGGAAGATGGCAGAATCTTCCGCGGCAAAGCGTACGGCGCAATAGCTGACTGTCAAGGCGAAGTCGTTTTCAATACTTCCATAACCGGCTACCAGGAAATCTTCACCGACCCCTCCTACACCGGGCAGATCGTCGTTCTCACCAATCCCGAAATCGGCAATTACGGTACCAACCCTGAAGACGAGGAATCGAAGAAGCCTTATATCGAAGGGCTGATCGTGCGCGAGTTCTCGCCCATCGCCTCGAACTGGCGCTCACAGAACGTCGCCGACGATTACCTCGACCGCAACGGAATTCCGGTGCTGGCCGAAATCGACACGCGTGCACTGGTGCGGCATTTGCGCGACCACGGCGTAATGCGGGGTGTGATTTCAACAACCGAGAAAGACGCCGACAAGTTAGTGGCTCGTGCGCGTGCAATTCGCAAGATGGACGGTACCGACCTCGCGTCCGTGGTCACGACCAAGAAAGAATATTCGTGGAGCGAGGGGCCGATCGATCCAGGCCGGATCATCACGCCGGAAGCGCCGCAGTACAAAGTCGTCGCGTACGACTACGGCATCAAGCACAACATTCTGCGAATGCTCGCCGGCTCGTGCTGCGACGTGACCGTGGTCCCGGCCAAGACGAGCGCGGAAGACGTGCTGGCAATGAAGCCTGACGGAATCTTTCTCTCGAACGGCCCGGGCGATCCCGAGCCGGTCACCTATGCGCAGAACAACATTCGCGGACTGATCGGGCGCGTTCCGGTGTTCGGCATCTGCCTGGGACACCAGTTGATCGGACTCGCGCTGGGCGGCAAGACTTACAAGCTCAAGTTCGGACACCATGGTGGCAATCATCCGGTGAAGCAGTTGCGCACCGGCAAGGTCGAGATCACGGCACACAATCACAACTTCGCCGTTGATCCAGATTCGCTGAATCCAAGCGAAGTCGAGTTGACCCACGTGGACCTGAACGACAACACGCTCGA
- a CDS encoding SDR family oxidoreductase: MQLAVFGATGPTGQQLVKQALEQGHSVTALARTPGKLVIQHSSLRIVKGNVLDMAAVEETISGADAVLSCLGRRNPFSGKGDVWKGTHNIIVAMKKLGVRRLIIESAYAAGSSREFASPGLKLVTSTLLGWAYHEKAVLEPEVMSSGLDWVIVRPPALRDGPKTGNYRAGEGLRLSVRSWINRADVADFMLKQVTSDEWLRKTPTISV, encoded by the coding sequence ATGCAACTCGCCGTCTTCGGTGCCACCGGACCTACCGGACAGCAACTCGTAAAGCAGGCGCTTGAGCAGGGACACTCGGTCACCGCCCTTGCGCGCACTCCTGGCAAACTCGTAATTCAGCATTCCTCGCTGCGGATCGTGAAGGGCAATGTGCTCGACATGGCGGCCGTCGAGGAGACCATCTCCGGGGCGGACGCGGTTCTTTCGTGTCTTGGGCGCCGAAACCCTTTCAGCGGCAAAGGTGACGTCTGGAAGGGAACTCACAATATTATTGTCGCGATGAAAAAACTCGGCGTGCGCCGACTGATCATCGAGAGCGCTTATGCGGCCGGGAGTAGCCGTGAATTCGCGAGTCCCGGGTTGAAGCTGGTCACGAGCACGCTGCTGGGCTGGGCATACCACGAAAAGGCGGTTCTGGAACCGGAAGTCATGTCGAGCGGGCTGGATTGGGTGATCGTGAGGCCGCCGGCTCTTCGCGACGGGCCGAAGACAGGGAATTACCGCGCCGGGGAAGGACTTCGGCTTTCGGTGCGAAGTTGGATCAATCGTGCCGACGTCGCCGATTTCATGCTGAAGCAGGTCACGTCCGACGAGTGGTTGAGGAAAACTCCGACGATTTCCGTGTAG
- the mnmA gene encoding tRNA 2-thiouridine(34) synthase MnmA produces MQLTKTIAVAMSGGVDSSTVAAMLRAEGHTIIGLTMQLWNQRRLAGHEGMPEGVTGRCCSIDDVYDARRVAERLGIPYYVVNHEERFEKDVVRPFVQDYLSGRTPIPCSLCNNHLKFDQLLIVARQIGAEYIATGHYARNEYDTERGRWLLKRPADRAKDQTYFLFGLTQEQLSRTLFPLGDMHKPEVRDEARKQGLTVLAEKPDSQEICFVPGGDYKQFLDAYLVEQGSALPDTSGELVTSEGEVIGRHEGIHNFTIGQRKGLGVATGSPLYVIGIRGDKKEVVVGSQNDLYSRELRAHRMNWIAIPELREAIRVEAKIRHKHQPAPATVERAGKDEVKVTFDEPQRSITPGQAVVFYEGDIVAGGGWIK; encoded by the coding sequence ATGCAGTTAACTAAGACCATTGCCGTTGCCATGTCCGGTGGAGTCGATTCCTCCACCGTCGCGGCCATGCTGCGCGCGGAAGGGCACACGATCATCGGCTTGACGATGCAGTTGTGGAATCAGCGGCGCTTAGCGGGGCACGAAGGCATGCCAGAGGGGGTGACGGGTCGTTGCTGCTCGATCGATGACGTTTACGACGCGCGTCGGGTGGCGGAGCGGCTGGGGATTCCGTATTACGTCGTGAATCACGAAGAGCGGTTTGAAAAGGACGTGGTGCGGCCGTTTGTGCAGGACTATCTCTCGGGCCGCACACCAATACCGTGCTCACTCTGCAACAATCACTTGAAGTTTGATCAGCTACTGATTGTGGCGAGACAGATTGGGGCCGAGTATATTGCGACTGGTCACTATGCTCGGAATGAGTATGACACCGAGCGCGGCCGGTGGCTGCTGAAGCGTCCGGCGGACCGGGCGAAGGACCAGACGTACTTCTTGTTCGGTCTCACGCAGGAGCAGTTGTCGCGTACGCTGTTTCCGCTGGGCGATATGCATAAGCCCGAGGTCCGCGACGAAGCGCGAAAGCAGGGCCTGACCGTGCTCGCCGAAAAGCCGGATTCGCAGGAGATATGCTTCGTCCCGGGTGGGGATTACAAGCAGTTTCTTGACGCTTACCTGGTCGAGCAGGGCAGCGCTCTTCCGGATACGTCCGGAGAACTCGTGACCTCCGAGGGCGAAGTGATCGGCCGGCATGAAGGCATACACAACTTCACCATTGGCCAGCGCAAGGGACTAGGCGTTGCGACGGGCTCGCCACTATACGTAATCGGTATTCGCGGCGACAAGAAGGAAGTTGTTGTCGGCTCACAGAACGATCTTTACTCGCGCGAACTGCGCGCACACCGCATGAACTGGATCGCCATCCCTGAGTTGCGCGAGGCGATTCGCGTCGAGGCAAAGATTCGCCACAAGCACCAGCCAGCCCCGGCAACCGTCGAGCGCGCCGGCAAGGACGAGGTGAAGGTCACCTTCGACGAGCCCCAGCGGTCGATTACGCCCGGGCAAGCGGTGGTGTTCTATGAGGGAGATATCGTTGCCGGGGGCGGGTGGATCAAGTAA
- a CDS encoding cysteine desulfurase family protein: MQRVYLDNNATTPLLPEVFEAMRPYFLEKFGNASSIHQQGQQARAAVEQGRENVAALLGCRAAEIVFTSGGTEGDNLAIFGVVDPGDHVITSTIEHHAVLNACKHLEQMGSDVTYVPVDGHGLVDPAAVASAVRAKTRLISIMMANNETGVVQPVAEIGKFAQERGILFHADAVQAAGKIPIDVKEIGCQMLTISGHKLHGPQGTGALYVRRGTHLKPLFYGGRHERSRRAGTENLPGIVGLGRAAEIARDWLASGGDRVMSAMRDRLERTILERVERTRVNSGAAPRTPNTSNIVFDCIEGEALVIALDLKGVAVSTGAACSSGAIEPSHVLTAMGLSGEDARASIRFSLGKQTTEEDIEFVLKRVPETVARLRELSPVWNEQVRGARCEVRGDDWSI; the protein is encoded by the coding sequence ATGCAGCGTGTCTACCTCGATAACAATGCCACCACACCTCTTTTACCCGAGGTGTTCGAGGCCATGCGCCCATACTTCCTGGAGAAGTTTGGAAACGCGTCCTCGATCCACCAGCAGGGGCAACAGGCGCGGGCTGCGGTCGAACAGGGACGGGAGAACGTTGCGGCATTGCTGGGATGCCGGGCTGCGGAGATCGTATTCACCTCTGGCGGAACCGAGGGCGATAACCTGGCGATCTTCGGCGTTGTTGATCCGGGCGATCACGTCATCACCAGCACGATTGAGCACCATGCGGTTCTCAACGCTTGCAAGCATCTGGAGCAGATGGGTTCTGACGTCACATATGTCCCGGTGGATGGGCATGGGCTCGTTGATCCGGCCGCGGTCGCATCGGCGGTTCGTGCCAAAACGCGGCTGATTTCAATCATGATGGCCAACAACGAAACCGGGGTCGTGCAGCCAGTCGCGGAAATCGGGAAGTTCGCGCAGGAGCGGGGAATTCTGTTTCATGCGGATGCGGTGCAGGCGGCAGGGAAGATTCCCATCGATGTGAAAGAGATCGGATGCCAGATGCTGACCATCTCCGGACACAAGCTGCATGGGCCACAGGGGACAGGGGCGCTATACGTCCGGCGCGGAACGCACTTGAAGCCGCTCTTCTATGGTGGCCGACACGAGCGTTCGCGACGTGCCGGAACGGAGAACCTGCCGGGAATCGTCGGGCTGGGACGCGCGGCCGAAATCGCTCGCGACTGGCTGGCCAGCGGCGGCGATCGCGTGATGTCGGCCATGCGTGACCGGTTGGAGCGAACAATTCTCGAGCGAGTGGAGCGAACGCGCGTTAACAGCGGCGCCGCGCCCCGTACACCCAACACGTCGAATATTGTTTTCGACTGCATCGAGGGCGAAGCGCTGGTGATCGCTCTGGATCTGAAGGGCGTGGCCGTTTCCACGGGAGCAGCCTGCTCATCAGGCGCGATTGAGCCATCTCACGTCCTGACCGCAATGGGGCTGAGCGGAGAAGACGCTCGTGCGAGCATACGCTTCTCGCTCGGCAAGCAGACGACGGAAGAGGATATTGAGTTTGTTTTGAAAAGAGTTCCGGAAACAGTTGCCAGACTCCGAGAATTGAGTCCGGTGTGGAATGAGCAGGTGCGAGGTGCGAGGTGCGAGGTACGAGGTGATGATTGGAGTATCTGA
- a CDS encoding prolyl oligopeptidase family serine peptidase: MYRTRFKKEIVAEFLPPRRNLKKQRVIILCDGMPSIPRKQALSEFLSRKGYWVFYPRYRGAWESGGIFLQRSPHEDILDVIDELPKGMTEVTFGKKFDIEPDEIFVIGGSFGGAAAILASLDPRVKKVVATCPVADWSILAHSEHKETSNKSYVAYIREAFGEGYRITEKNWNKLRTGTFYNPAHHARQIIPGKVLLFHAKDDPYVPWRSVERFATKTGVKLRLFARGGHLGTQPTVQRYWPEIQKFFNSPA; encoded by the coding sequence ATGTATCGGACTCGATTCAAGAAGGAAATCGTTGCGGAATTCTTACCGCCCAGGCGGAACTTGAAGAAGCAGCGCGTCATCATCCTCTGCGACGGAATGCCGTCGATACCGCGCAAGCAGGCGCTGTCCGAGTTTCTTTCCCGCAAGGGGTATTGGGTCTTCTACCCGCGTTATCGAGGCGCGTGGGAAAGTGGCGGCATCTTCCTGCAGAGGTCTCCCCATGAAGACATTCTGGATGTGATCGACGAGTTGCCGAAGGGTATGACCGAGGTTACGTTCGGTAAGAAGTTCGATATCGAACCCGATGAAATCTTCGTAATCGGCGGAAGCTTCGGTGGAGCGGCGGCGATTCTGGCTTCCCTGGATCCGCGCGTAAAGAAAGTGGTTGCGACCTGCCCCGTAGCGGACTGGTCGATCCTGGCGCACAGCGAGCATAAGGAGACATCGAACAAGAGCTACGTCGCCTACATTCGCGAGGCGTTCGGAGAGGGCTACCGCATCACGGAAAAAAACTGGAACAAGCTTCGCACGGGGACGTTCTACAACCCGGCACATCATGCGCGCCAGATCATCCCCGGCAAGGTCCTGCTTTTCCATGCGAAGGATGACCCGTACGTTCCCTGGCGTTCGGTTGAGCGATTTGCAACAAAAACCGGCGTCAAACTGCGGCTGTTTGCGCGCGGGGGGCATTTGGGCACGCAGCCGACGGTGCAGCGCTACTGGCCGGAGATACAGAAGTTCTTCAACTCGCCCGCCTGA
- the truB gene encoding tRNA pseudouridine(55) synthase TruB has product MLNGALVLDKPSGMTSHDVVSCVRRIFGEKSVGHLGTLDPMATGVLPVVLGRYTRLAQFYGDSTKGYEGEIRFGFATDTYDADGEPTTSMRGTDRLTLKVILDVSRRFIGKQEQTPPPFSAKKIKGVPAYKHARKNQAVELAAAPIEVFEFEILDFMDGRARFRALVSSGTYLRSLAHDLGNVLGVGAHLSALRRTKAGEFTIQDAHTLDALESMGDERATALIHPRLLLPEMPAVTVTDEIAGYIRNGRAVNLPDYSAAKFVKVFQRQAELIAIATRVAGTLFHAKTVLFGSNE; this is encoded by the coding sequence ATGCTGAATGGGGCGCTGGTACTCGACAAGCCGTCCGGGATGACGTCACACGACGTAGTGTCGTGCGTCAGGCGCATCTTTGGGGAAAAGTCAGTCGGCCACCTTGGAACCCTCGACCCGATGGCGACCGGCGTATTGCCCGTTGTGCTCGGGCGCTACACCCGGCTCGCGCAGTTCTACGGCGATTCGACTAAAGGTTACGAGGGAGAGATCCGGTTTGGCTTCGCCACCGACACTTACGACGCCGACGGAGAACCGACCACCTCGATGCGTGGAACCGATCGATTGACACTTAAAGTTATACTTGATGTTTCGCGCAGATTTATAGGAAAGCAGGAGCAAACGCCACCGCCTTTTTCGGCCAAGAAAATCAAGGGAGTGCCTGCTTATAAACATGCTCGCAAGAACCAGGCGGTAGAACTTGCGGCGGCTCCGATTGAAGTATTCGAGTTCGAGATCCTGGACTTTATGGATGGGCGCGCACGGTTCAGGGCGCTCGTTTCGTCGGGAACGTATCTACGGAGTCTGGCGCACGATCTCGGAAATGTGCTGGGCGTTGGGGCGCACCTGAGCGCCTTGCGAAGGACGAAGGCGGGGGAGTTCACGATCCAGGATGCGCATACACTCGATGCCCTCGAGTCCATGGGGGACGAGAGGGCTACTGCACTGATTCATCCCCGCCTGCTGCTGCCGGAGATGCCAGCGGTGACGGTTACGGACGAGATCGCCGGATACATTCGCAATGGACGCGCGGTGAACCTGCCGGATTACTCGGCCGCGAAGTTCGTGAAAGTTTTTCAGCGTCAAGCAGAGCTCATCGCGATTGCGACCCGTGTAGCTGGAACGTTGTTTCATGCGAAGACGGTACTGTTCGGAAGCAACGAATAA
- a CDS encoding rhomboid family intramembrane serine protease, which produces MIPLKDDAPRYRTPFINYFLIAANVIVFLYEVTLPSHAALDSFIMQFGEVPGRLPLWLAGGEVPARFVHQLGERYVTTSSALLPIFTSMFLHGGWLHLISNMWVLWIFGDNIEDQLGHFGYLLFYLVAGILASLTHIAFNFYSLIPSVGASGAIAGVMGAYFILFPSARVLTWVFLFFVWLPAWIVLGYWFVVQFMTGAATAIAPTAQTTGGIAFWAHVGGFVAGIVMIKMLPVRPRRYRYGL; this is translated from the coding sequence ATGATTCCGCTGAAAGACGACGCACCGCGTTATCGAACGCCGTTCATCAATTACTTCCTGATAGCGGCGAACGTCATCGTCTTTCTTTACGAGGTCACTCTCCCCAGCCACGCCGCTCTCGACTCCTTCATCATGCAGTTCGGCGAAGTTCCCGGCCGCCTTCCACTTTGGCTCGCCGGAGGTGAAGTCCCCGCTCGCTTCGTCCACCAACTCGGTGAACGGTACGTCACTACCAGTTCAGCCCTGCTCCCGATCTTCACTTCCATGTTCCTGCACGGCGGCTGGCTGCACCTCATCTCAAACATGTGGGTGTTGTGGATTTTTGGCGACAACATTGAAGACCAGCTCGGGCATTTCGGTTATCTGCTTTTCTACCTGGTCGCGGGGATTCTCGCTTCGCTGACGCACATAGCGTTTAACTTCTACTCCCTCATCCCAAGCGTCGGCGCCAGTGGGGCCATCGCGGGCGTCATGGGGGCCTATTTCATTCTCTTTCCATCCGCACGCGTACTCACATGGGTATTCCTGTTCTTCGTATGGCTGCCCGCATGGATTGTTCTCGGCTACTGGTTCGTAGTCCAGTTCATGACCGGCGCCGCCACGGCAATCGCACCTACCGCCCAGACCACCGGCGGCATAGCCTTCTGGGCCCACGTCGGCGGATTCGTTGCGGGTATTGTTATGATCAAGATGCTGCCGGTGCGTCCCCGCCGCTATCGTTACGGCCTCTAG
- a CDS encoding PilZ domain-containing protein: MAAEHKQGHEARKFQRYRVDIRLRMITGPANNNRTIFARGSNISEGGLRAFVPADLALGDMVTIELILPYSDKKISVRGMLRNREGFSYGVEYAASTTQEEREHIARVCNTLALIQ; encoded by the coding sequence ATGGCAGCTGAACATAAACAGGGACACGAAGCTCGGAAATTCCAAAGGTATCGCGTAGACATCCGGCTGCGAATGATCACCGGACCAGCCAATAACAACCGCACAATTTTCGCCCGCGGCTCCAATATCAGCGAAGGTGGCCTGCGCGCCTTCGTACCGGCCGACCTGGCTCTCGGCGATATGGTCACGATCGAGTTGATCCTTCCCTACTCCGACAAGAAGATTTCCGTGCGAGGCATGCTGCGCAACCGGGAAGGTTTCAGCTACGGTGTCGAGTACGCAGCCTCAACGACGCAGGAAGAACGCGAGCACATCGCGCGCGTCTGCAACACGCTGGCGCTGATCCAGTAA
- a CDS encoding SDR family NAD(P)-dependent oxidoreductase — MAGTSTSRKSRSKRSSTKNREGTELKGKIALVTGGSRGLGRAIAEALASEGCKVIITGRDEQALAVVSAAVTRKGGAVYARHCDVRSAESVAALATAIRKQFARLDILVNNAGIAHATASVDQLPIEAWREVIETNLTGLFLVTRAALPLMHAGGTIINNLSISAKLVFPGMSAYNASKHGALGLTDSLREELRPRGIRVISLLPGATDTDIWQHFWPEAPREKMMSAESIATALVAALKMPADTTVSQLEITPTGGPL; from the coding sequence ATGGCGGGTACTTCTACATCAAGAAAATCTCGTAGCAAAAGATCATCCACAAAGAACCGCGAAGGTACCGAACTGAAGGGCAAGATTGCCCTTGTGACCGGCGGCAGCCGCGGGCTTGGGCGCGCGATTGCCGAGGCGCTGGCGAGCGAGGGCTGCAAGGTCATCATCACCGGTCGCGACGAGCAGGCGCTCGCAGTGGTCTCGGCAGCGGTCACGCGCAAGGGCGGTGCCGTTTATGCGCGGCACTGCGATGTGCGCAGCGCTGAATCGGTTGCGGCTCTCGCGACGGCGATTCGCAAACAGTTCGCACGGCTCGACATTCTGGTGAACAACGCGGGAATCGCGCATGCAACAGCGAGCGTGGACCAACTTCCGATCGAGGCCTGGCGCGAGGTGATCGAAACCAATCTCACGGGCCTATTCCTCGTCACGAGGGCCGCGCTGCCGCTGATGCATGCGGGCGGAACGATCATCAACAACCTGTCCATTTCGGCCAAGCTGGTTTTCCCAGGAATGTCGGCGTACAACGCCTCGAAGCATGGAGCCCTGGGCCTAACGGATTCGCTGCGGGAAGAGCTTCGACCGCGTGGAATTCGCGTCATATCGCTACTGCCGGGAGCGACGGACACGGACATCTGGCAGCACTTCTGGCCGGAAGCGCCGCGGGAGAAGATGATGTCGGCGGAGAGCATCGCCACTGCGCTCGTCGCAGCCTTGAAGATGCCAGCAGATACCACGGTGTCGCAGTTGGAGATTACGCCAACGGGCGGACCGCTGTAG
- the folE gene encoding GTP cyclohydrolase I FolE, which translates to MKSTAQETTITSASYEELVREMLVRLGEDPDREGLRQTPERVRKAMQFLTRGYQEDPETILNSALFTVNYDEMVIVKDIEMFSLCEHHMLPFFGKVHIAYIPNGKVIGLSKLPRLVEVFSRRLQVQERLTTQIAETIQETIKPQGVGVVVEARHLCMMMRGVEKQHSAAVTSAMLGAFRDLDTRSEFLSLIRNGKNGHGP; encoded by the coding sequence ATGAAATCTACAGCCCAGGAAACGACGATTACCAGCGCAAGCTATGAAGAACTGGTGCGCGAGATGCTGGTTCGCCTGGGAGAAGATCCCGACCGGGAGGGCTTGAGGCAGACTCCGGAGCGGGTGCGCAAGGCGATGCAGTTCCTGACGCGTGGCTACCAGGAAGATCCGGAGACGATCCTGAATAGCGCGCTGTTCACGGTGAACTACGACGAAATGGTGATCGTGAAGGACATCGAGATGTTCAGCCTTTGCGAGCATCACATGCTGCCGTTCTTCGGCAAGGTTCACATCGCGTATATCCCGAACGGAAAAGTGATCGGCCTGAGCAAGCTGCCGCGCCTCGTTGAAGTCTTCTCACGCCGGCTGCAAGTGCAGGAGCGCCTGACGACGCAGATCGCGGAGACCATCCAGGAGACGATCAAGCCGCAAGGCGTCGGCGTTGTCGTCGAGGCGCGGCACCTGTGCATGATGATGCGCGGCGTCGAAAAACAGCATTCGGCTGCGGTGACCTCGGCGATGCTAGGTGCTTTCCGCGACCTCGATACGCGGTCGGAGTTCTTATCCCTCATTCGCAATGGGAAGAACGGCCACGGGCCGTAA
- a CDS encoding 6-carboxytetrahydropterin synthase, translated as MKAYLTRRYMFSASHRLHCDGLSEAENRATYGKCNNPHGHGHNYFVEVTVSGQVDPRTGMVCNLVDIDECVQREILDRFDHANLNTLPDFEGEVPTTEVLSVRVFEILKQRFRAAHLEKVRIEETMLNSFEYAGGREVRV; from the coding sequence ATGAAGGCATACCTCACTCGTCGCTACATGTTCTCCGCTTCGCATCGGCTGCATTGTGATGGGCTGAGCGAGGCGGAGAATCGGGCGACATACGGAAAGTGCAACAATCCTCACGGGCACGGACACAACTATTTTGTGGAAGTGACCGTGAGTGGCCAGGTGGATCCGCGAACGGGAATGGTGTGCAACCTGGTGGATATCGACGAATGCGTCCAGCGGGAGATTCTCGACAGGTTCGATCATGCGAACCTGAATACGCTGCCGGATTTTGAGGGCGAAGTGCCGACTACCGAAGTGCTTTCGGTCCGGGTATTCGAGATTCTGAAACAAAGGTTCCGGGCCGCGCATCTAGAAAAGGTAAGAATCGAAGAGACCATGCTGAATAGTTTTGAATACGCCGGGGGGCGGGAAGTACGGGTCTGA
- a CDS encoding 6-carboxytetrahydropterin synthase codes for MVYLTRKAEFSASHHYHNPEFSAEENQRIFGKCNNPNGHGHNYTLEVTVKGEVDRKTGFVVDLKQLKEVMNREVIEALDHRYLNKEVPEFKNQIPTTENIAIAAWKRMEKKLSVAKLHRVRVYETPELWADFYGEE; via the coding sequence ATGGTCTACCTGACACGAAAGGCTGAGTTTTCGGCCTCGCATCATTACCACAATCCGGAATTCTCGGCGGAAGAAAACCAACGCATTTTTGGAAAGTGCAACAACCCCAACGGTCACGGACATAACTACACGCTCGAAGTCACGGTGAAGGGCGAGGTGGACCGCAAGACAGGATTCGTCGTCGATCTGAAACAACTCAAGGAAGTGATGAATCGCGAGGTGATCGAGGCTCTGGATCATCGCTACTTAAACAAAGAAGTACCCGAGTTCAAGAATCAGATTCCGACGACCGAGAACATCGCGATTGCGGCCTGGAAGCGGATGGAGAAAAAGCTCAGCGTCGCGAAGCTGCATCGAGTCCGTGTGTATGAGACACCGGAGCTGTGGGCGGACTTCTATGGGGAGGAATGA
- a CDS encoding glycosyltransferase family 2 protein produces the protein MTDDHTSVVTSVTPVTPHVSVIVPARNEQETLERCLRSIVEQEGMPFELLVVDDGSSDRTRDIIAFFAGVKECPFIGKNPSLADVRAFEARTPIPEGWTGKANAIWTAVNHARGEWLLFTDADTFHEKGSLARAVAEAEKHGADLLSYSPKQELGSLPERMLMPVVFSELATQYKPREVCDPTSPVAAANGQYLLIRRAVYHKAGGHAAVAGDLLEDVALAVRVKEDGGKLRFRVGIGEVSARMYRTLDQLVEGWTKNLALLFPNAKTLAYQRVTEFTVMWALLLIAEEMALLRHPALALWAAVLAVLVWINFIRRIAKAHSGWFNNVLAIFGLPMFSWLLLRSVAAHRHHSIWWKGREYSGLESVENERSSEHVVGAGPANSDSHSS, from the coding sequence ATGACAGACGATCACACTTCCGTTGTAACTAGCGTCACACCCGTGACACCCCACGTTTCGGTCATTGTTCCAGCACGGAACGAGCAGGAAACGCTCGAGCGGTGCCTGCGGTCCATCGTCGAACAGGAGGGGATGCCATTTGAGTTGCTGGTGGTGGACGACGGTTCGAGCGACCGGACGCGCGACATCATCGCGTTCTTCGCCGGAGTGAAAGAGTGCCCATTTATCGGAAAGAATCCGTCGCTTGCTGATGTGCGTGCGTTTGAGGCCCGCACACCGATTCCGGAAGGGTGGACGGGAAAGGCGAACGCAATCTGGACGGCCGTGAATCACGCGCGCGGCGAATGGTTGCTCTTCACCGATGCGGATACGTTTCACGAAAAAGGGTCGCTGGCGCGAGCGGTGGCCGAGGCGGAAAAGCATGGCGCGGACCTGCTTTCCTATTCGCCGAAGCAGGAGTTGGGTTCGTTGCCGGAGCGGATGCTGATGCCGGTGGTTTTCTCGGAACTGGCGACGCAGTATAAGCCGCGCGAAGTCTGCGATCCGACGTCGCCGGTGGCGGCCGCGAACGGCCAGTACCTCTTGATCCGGCGTGCTGTGTACCACAAGGCAGGCGGGCACGCAGCGGTTGCGGGCGATCTGCTGGAAGACGTTGCGTTGGCGGTCCGAGTGAAAGAAGACGGCGGCAAATTGCGCTTTCGCGTCGGGATTGGCGAGGTTAGCGCGCGCATGTACCGCACCCTGGATCAACTTGTAGAGGGCTGGACGAAGAACCTGGCGCTGCTGTTTCCGAACGCGAAGACGCTGGCTTACCAGCGGGTGACGGAATTCACGGTAATGTGGGCCCTGCTGCTGATCGCGGAAGAGATGGCACTGCTGCGGCATCCGGCGCTGGCACTGTGGGCGGCGGTGCTGGCGGTGCTGGTGTGGATCAACTTCATCCGGCGGATCGCGAAGGCGCACTCGGGGTGGTTCAACAATGTGCTGGCGATCTTCGGCCTGCCGATGTTCAGTTGGCTGCTCTTGCGCTCCGTGGCCGCGCATCGGCATCACTCGATATGGTGGAAGGGGCGCGAGTACTCCGGTCTCGAATCGGTTGAGAACGAGAGGTCATCAGAACACGTCGTAGGAGCCGGTCCGGCTAATTCGGACTCGCATTCTTCATAA